A portion of the Sabethes cyaneus chromosome 3, idSabCyanKW18_F2, whole genome shotgun sequence genome contains these proteins:
- the LOC128742711 gene encoding tRNA-dihydrouridine(47) synthase [NAD(P)(+)]-like has translation MDETVCYIKAQYLVAKPAKESIEKEGVNVSHDNSEQSNQDGPPSKKPRFEKGKKKRGQNKNRQLPFKEHDDVRLCKSLLNGTNSTETEGKCANPSCRFSHDLKKFIQLKPKDISDSCYIYSVKGYCNFGVTCRFAGAHLDENLNNKIADGVERSDTNLVSRCLGFELQSILRKKSYNFEKSTSIVEKLEASQKAAKEKLKNGDESTTQRSGFCSDEDLIKVRKEERKRIDFTDKLYLSPLTTVGNLPFRRICKEYGVDITCGEMACAVPIINGLQQEWALTKRHQSEDLFGVQLCGRSPKLVTYAAQVITETADVDFIDINLGCPIDLIFKEGGGSALLRRQPVLEVMVQSCSQMLSDYGKELTVKTRVGIYNNKNVAHELIPKFEEWGASLVTVHGRSKEQRYTKQADWDYVQKCAQQAKTMPVFGNGDILSYEDYNNARLRAADVKGVMIGRGALIKPWVFQEIKEQKILDLSSSERLEMLKRYVNYGLEHWGSDTKGVENTRRFLLEWQSFLYRYVPYGLLERPPQKINQRPQAFQGRDDLETLMASPNCADWVKLSEMLLGPVPEGFNFVPKHKANAY, from the exons ATGGATGAAACAGTGTGCTATATAAAAGCTCA aTATTTGGTTGCCAAACCAGCTAAGGAGTCCATAGAAAAAGAAGGGGTCAACGTATCGCACGATAATTCTGAGCAATCCAATCAGGACGGACCTCCTTCGAAAAAACCCCGGTTCGAAAAGGGAAAGAAAAAACGTGGTCAGAACAAAAACCGCCAACTCCCGTTTAAAGAACACGATGATGTCCGGCTATGTAAAAGTTTGCTGAATGGAACAAATAGTACAGAGACAGAGGGAAAATGTGCTAATCCGTCGTGCCGTTTTTCGcacgatttaaaaaaatttattcaacttAAACCGAAAGACATCAGCGATAGTTGCTATATTTACTCGGTGAAGGGATACTGTAACTTTGGAGTTACGTGTCGATTTGCAGGTGCGCATTTAGATGAGAATTTGAACAATAAAATTGCGGATGGTGTCGAAAGGAGCGATACGAATCTAGTGAGTAGATGTCTGGGATTTGAATTACAAAGTATTTTgcggaaaaaaagttataaCTTTGAAAAATCTACTAGTATCGTGGAAAAACTTGAAGCGTCACAAAAGGCAGcaaaagaaaaactaaagaaTGGCGATGAATCAACGACTCAGCGCAGTGGATTTTGTTCCGATGAAGATTTAATTAAAGTACGCAAGgaagagcgaaagagaattgaCTTTACAGACAAGCTCTATCTGAGTCCGCTAACAACAGTTGGTAATCTGCCTTTTAGAAGAATTTGTAAGGAATATGGCGTGGATATAACTTGTGGCGAAATGGCTTGTGCAGTGCCCATAATAAATGGTTTACAACAAGAATGGGCTTTGACAAAAAGACACCAGTCGGAAGATTTATTCGGCGTTCAGCTTTGTGGCCGCAGTCCAAAACTAGTAACGTATGCCGCACAGGTAATCACAGAGACTGCTGATGTGGACTTCATCGATATCAATCTCGGATGTCCAATCGATTTGATTTTTAAAGAAGGTGGAGGCAGCGCCTTACTTCGCCGACAGCCGGTGCTAGAAGTGATGGTACAAAGTTGTTCCCAAATGCTGTCCGATTATGGTAAAGAGTTAACCGTAAAAACGCGGGTCGGTATTTATAACAACAAAAACGTTGCACACGAGTTAATTCCAAAATTCGAGGAATGGGGTGCAAGTCTAGTTACGGTGCATGGTAGATCCAAGGAACAACGTTACACCAAACAAGCGGATTGGGATTATGTTCAGAAATGTGCCCAGCAAGCTAAAACAATGCCCGTTTTTGGCAACGGGGATATATTAAGCTACGAAGATTACAACAATGCTAGATTGCGAGCGGCGGATGTCAAAGGCGTTATGATTGGTAGGGGAGCACTTATTAAACCTTGGGTGTTTCAAGAAATCAAAGAACAAAAAATACTTGACCTTTCAAGTAGCGAACGGTTAGAAATGTTAAAACGGTATGTTAACTATGGATTAGAACATTGGGGCAGCGATACAAAAGGCGTTGAAAATACTAGAAG GTTTTTGCTTGAATGGCAATCATTTTTGTACCGATATGTTCCCTACGGCCTGCTGGAACGACCTCCACAAAAAATAAACCAACGACCGCAGGCCTTTCAAGGTCGAGATGATCTTGAAACGCTGATGGCATCTCCGAATTGTGCCGACTGGGTAAAGCTCAG TGAAATGCTTCTCGGTCCAGTTCCTGAAGGTTTTAACTTTGTTCCCAAGCACAAAGCCAATGCCTACTGA